One window from the genome of Vidua chalybeata isolate OUT-0048 chromosome 3, bVidCha1 merged haplotype, whole genome shotgun sequence encodes:
- the SUPT7L gene encoding STAGA complex 65 subunit gamma, which translates to MLRYWGEIPVSSNQANRSSFDLLQREFRTVEVQDPPLHQPSANKPRPTTMLDIPSEPCSLTIHTIQLIQHNRRLRSLIAAAQAQNQQQAEGIKTEENEPLPSCPASPPVPDDLLPLDSKTPKMPFQLRHSDPESDFYRGKGEPVTELSWSSCRQLLYQSMATILAHTGFECANESVLETLTDIAHEYCLKFTKLLRFAVDREARLGHTPFPDVMEQVFHEVGIGSVLSLQKFWQHRIKDYHSYMLQVSKQLSEEYEKIVNPEKAAEDTKPVKIKEEPVSDITFPISEELEGDLASGDQSLPVGVLAAQSERFTANLEVEASPQTSGAEVNASPLWNLAQVKMEPQENEEANVHGHGVLGSDVFEEPMSGMSEAGMPQSPNGSESSYGSHSADSLMGSSPVFNQRCKKKMKKM; encoded by the exons ATGTTGCGATACTGGGGCGAGATCCCGGTTTCCTCCAACCAGGCCAACCGCAGCTCCTTTGACCTGCTGCAGCGTGAGTTTCGTACTGTGGAAGTCCAGGATCCTCCACTGCACCAGCCGTCTGCGAACAAGCCCCGTCCCACCACCATGCTGGACATCCCCTCCGAGCCCTGCAGCCTCACCATTCACACCATCCAGCTCATCCAGCACAACCGGCGGCTGCGCAGCCTCATCGCCGCGGCTCAGGCTCAAAACCAGCAGCAAGCAGAGGGCATAAAAACCGAAGAGAATGAACCTCTGCCATCTTGTCCTGCCTCCCCACCTGTCCCTGATGACCTGCTTCCTCTGGATagcaaaacccccaaaatgcCATTTCAGCTGAGGCACAGTGACCCAGAGAGTGATTTCTACAG aggaaaaggggAGCCAGTGACGGAGCTGAGTTGGTCCTCCTGCCGGCAGCTTCTGTACCAGTCGATGGCCACCATCCTGGCACACACGGGCTTTGAGTGCGCCAACGAGAGTGTCCTGGAGACCCTGACAGACATCGCCCACGAGTACTGCCTCAAGTTCACCAAGCTGCTGCGCTTTGCTGTGGATCGAGAGGCTCGGCTCGGGCACACCCCTTTCCCTGACGTCATGGAGCAGGTCTTCCACGAAGTGGGCATTGGCAGCGTGCTCTCGCTGCAGAAGTTCTGGCAGCACCGCATCAAGGATTACCACAGCTACATGCTTCAG GTTAGCAAGCAGCTCTCTGAAGAATACGAGAAGATTGTCAACCctgaaaaggcagcagaagacACAAAACCTGTGAAGATTAAGGAGGAACCTGTTAGTGATATTACTTTCCCCATAAGTGAAGAGCTGGAAGGAGATCTGGCTTCTGGTGACCAGTCTTTGCCTGTTGGAGTTCTTGCAGCTCAAAGTGAGCGCTTCACTGCCAACTTGGAAGTAGAAGCTTCCCCACAGACTTCAG gggCTGAGGTGAATGCTTCCCCACTGTGGAACTTGGCACAAGTGAAAATGGAGCCACAGGAAAATGAGGAGGCTAATGTACACGGCCATGGGGTTCTAGGCAGTGATGTCTTTGAGGAACCAATGTCAGGAATGAGTGAAGCTGGGATGCCACAAAGCCCCAATGGCTCTGAGAGCAGCTACGGTTCTCATTCTGCTGACAGCCTGATGGGATCCTCACCTGTCTTCAACCAGCGCTgcaagaaaaagatgaagaagaTGTGA
- the SLC4A1AP gene encoding kanadaptin isoform X1: MAEAAEAAEAEPAEPAAFKRPSRPLPAPPGPGDPGPSPPGAPRAAAAAPPAPRYEEPPWGSRPPAGSGYGLEVLKGGVVLGSVRLEDSSWFLVGRLPGCAVSLEHPSVSRHHAVLQYRGAGCSPDDPRGADAAGFYVYDLGSTHGTFLNKARVPPRTYCRVRVGHGLRFGGSSRLFLLQGPKEDQESESELTVTELKALRKQQQAKLEKTMLGEDSDEEDEKEERNESSQNSDMSCSWGMGEDAEEDEVEENPIAVDFQDVQDAFYMKDPRKALQGFFDREGEELEYEYDDRGHNSWLCRIKLPVDDASGKQLVAEVLHSGKKKEAMIQCALEACRLLDARGVLRQEAVSRKRKSKNWEDEDFYDSDDDTFLDRTGAVEKKRLNRMKKAGKIEEKPETYDSLVTKLKEAENELSEITEKLKVSGKVQSHPAAQDSLDEFMTEIKSGCTLDSVARKKLHLRSFELKKEQQRLKGLIKLVKPTELPELKPQSGSYSLNAENKPKKMNLPLFGAMKGGSKFKLKTGSLGKLPVKRPDIPESLLKTKDDGPEEEEEEEEEEIEEQQEAHAVNSRVSNLEMKMTIEKETGEETHAPDGSPCSNKNLESLQDGIDFLPEPKVLRSESQMGPSQEKSQASKVVNKEPEETSEKVKINNSSKVQQPFFSSQYPDDDPDYCIWIPPAGQSGDGKTHLNEKYGY; this comes from the exons ATGGCGGAGGCGGCCGAGGCAGCGGAGGCCGAGCCCGCCGAGCCCGCCGCCTTCAAGCGCCCGAGCCGCCCGCTGCCCGCCCCCCCCGGGCCCGGCGACCCGGGGCCTAGCccgccgggagccccccgcgcagccgccgccgcgccgcccgcgccgcgctACGAGGAGCCGCCGTGGGGCagccgcccgcccgccggcTCCGGGTACGGGCTGGAGGTGCTGAAGGGCGGCGTGGTGCTGGGCTCGGTGCGGCTGGAGGACAGCAGCTGGTTCTTGGTGGGGCGGCTGCCCGGCTGCGCCGTGTCCCTGGAGCACCCGTCGGTGTCGCGGCACCACGCCGTGCTGCAGTACCGCGGCGCCGGCTGCTCCCCCGACGACCCCAGAGGCGCCGATGCCGCCGGGTTCTACGTGTACGATCTGGGCAGCACCCACGGCACCTTCCTCAACAAGGCGCGGGTGCCGCCCCGCACCTACTGCCGGGTGCGGGTGGGCCACGGGCTGCGCTTCGGTGGCAGCTCCCgcctcttcctcctgcag GGACCCAAAGAGGACCAGGAGTCTGAGTCAGAGCTAACTGTGACTGAACTGAAGGCACTACGCaagcagcagcaagcaaaatTAGAAAAGACAATGTTGGGAGAGGACTCTGATGAGGAAGAtgagaaagaggagagaaatgaaagcagtCAGAATAGTGATATGAGCTGCTCATGGGGCATGG GGGAGGATGCTGAGGAGGATGAGGTTGAAGAAAACCCTATTGCTGTTGATTTTCAGGATGTTCAAGATGCCTTTTATATGAAAGACCCTAGGAAGGCCTTACAGGGCTTTTTTGATAGAGaag gAGAAGAGTTAGAATATGAGTATGATGATCGTGGTCACAACAGCTGGCTATGCAGGATCAA GTTGCCTGTGGATGATGCATCAGGGAAGCAGCTAGTGGCAGAAGTTCTccattcaggaaaaaagaaggaagcaaTGATACAATGTGCACTGGAAGCTTGCAGGCTGCTTGATGCTCGAGGAGTACTGAGGCAAGAAGCAG TATCCcgaaaaaggaaatcaaagaaCTGGGAAGATGAGGATTTTTATGACAGTGATGATGACACCTTCCTCGATCGAACTGGTGCTGTGGAAAAGAAACGACTGAACAGAATGAAGAAAGCCggtaaaatagaagaaaaaccaGAGACTTATGACTCCCTG GTCACAAAGctaaaagaagcagaaaatgagcTTTCTGAAATAACAGAGAAGCTGAAAGTTTCAGGGAAAG TCCAGTCCCATCCAGCAGCTCAAGATTCTTTGGATGAGTTCatgactgaaataaaatcaggatGCACGTTAGACAGCGTGGCACGAAAGAAGCTTCACTTGCGGTCGTTTGAACTgaagaaagagcagcagagactgAAAGGGTTAATAAAGCTTGTCAAGCCTACAGAACTGCCTGAGCTGAAGCCCCA GAGTGGGAGTTACAGTCTGAATGCAGAGAACAAGCCTAAAAAGATGAACCTGCCTCTCTTTGGTGCAATGAAAGGGGGGAGCAAATTCAAACTGAAAACTGGAAGCCTAGGG AAGTTGCCTGTTAAGCGTCCAGACATCCCTGAAAGCTTGTTAAAAACGAAAGATGATGgaccagaggaggaggaggaagaagaagaagaagaaattgaagAGCAGCAAGAAGCACATGCAGTAAACAGCAGAGTGTCAAACCTAGAAATGAAGATGACAATAGAGAAAGAAACAGGGGAAGAAACTCATGCTCCTGATGGCTCCCCTTGCAGTAACAAAAATCTAGAATCCCTTCAGGACG GGATTGATTTTCTGCCTGAGCCAAAGGTACTGAGGAGTGAATCTCAAATGGGACCCTCACAAGAGAAATCCCAAG CATCCAAGGTAGTAAATAAGGAACCTGAAGAGACATCTGAGAAAGTTAAAATCAATAACTCAAGCAAG GTTcaacaaccttttttttcctcacaataCCCAGATGATGACCCAGACTACTGCATATGGATTCCTCCTGCAG GTCAAAGTGGTGATGGCAAGACTCATCTCAATGAAAAATATGGCTACTAA
- the SLC4A1AP gene encoding kanadaptin isoform X2, with protein sequence MAEAAEAAEAEPAEPAAFKRPSRPLPAPPGPGDPGPSPPGAPRAAAAAPPAPRYEEPPWGSRPPAGSGYGLEVLKGGVVLGSVRLEDSSWFLVGRLPGCAVSLEHPSVSRHHAVLQYRGAGCSPDDPRGADAAGFYVYDLGSTHGTFLNKARVPPRTYCRVRVGHGLRFGGSSRLFLLQGPKEDQESESELTVTELKALRKQQQAKLEKTMLGEDSDEEDEKEERNESSQNSDMSCSWGMGEDAEEDEVEENPIAVDFQDVQDAFYMKDPRKALQGFFDREGEELEYEYDDRGHNSWLCRIKLPVDDASGKQLVAEVLHSGKKKEAMIQCALEACRLLDARGVLRQEAVSRKRKSKNWEDEDFYDSDDDTFLDRTGAVEKKRLNRMKKAGKIEEKPETYDSLVTKLKEAENELSEITEKLKVSGKVQSHPAAQDSLDEFMTEIKSGCTLDSVARKKLHLRSFELKKEQQRLKGLIKLVKPTELPELKPQSGSYSLNAENKPKKMNLPLFGAMKGGSKFKLKTGSLGKLPVKRPDIPESLLKTKDDGPEEEEEEEEEEIEEQQEAHAVNSRVSNLEMKMTIEKETGEETHAPDGSPCSNKNLESLQDGIDFLPEPKVLRSESQMGPSQEKSQASKVVNKEPEETSEKVKINNSSKVQQPFFSSQYPDDDPDYCIWIPPAGLLQGYRNKNKFH encoded by the exons ATGGCGGAGGCGGCCGAGGCAGCGGAGGCCGAGCCCGCCGAGCCCGCCGCCTTCAAGCGCCCGAGCCGCCCGCTGCCCGCCCCCCCCGGGCCCGGCGACCCGGGGCCTAGCccgccgggagccccccgcgcagccgccgccgcgccgcccgcgccgcgctACGAGGAGCCGCCGTGGGGCagccgcccgcccgccggcTCCGGGTACGGGCTGGAGGTGCTGAAGGGCGGCGTGGTGCTGGGCTCGGTGCGGCTGGAGGACAGCAGCTGGTTCTTGGTGGGGCGGCTGCCCGGCTGCGCCGTGTCCCTGGAGCACCCGTCGGTGTCGCGGCACCACGCCGTGCTGCAGTACCGCGGCGCCGGCTGCTCCCCCGACGACCCCAGAGGCGCCGATGCCGCCGGGTTCTACGTGTACGATCTGGGCAGCACCCACGGCACCTTCCTCAACAAGGCGCGGGTGCCGCCCCGCACCTACTGCCGGGTGCGGGTGGGCCACGGGCTGCGCTTCGGTGGCAGCTCCCgcctcttcctcctgcag GGACCCAAAGAGGACCAGGAGTCTGAGTCAGAGCTAACTGTGACTGAACTGAAGGCACTACGCaagcagcagcaagcaaaatTAGAAAAGACAATGTTGGGAGAGGACTCTGATGAGGAAGAtgagaaagaggagagaaatgaaagcagtCAGAATAGTGATATGAGCTGCTCATGGGGCATGG GGGAGGATGCTGAGGAGGATGAGGTTGAAGAAAACCCTATTGCTGTTGATTTTCAGGATGTTCAAGATGCCTTTTATATGAAAGACCCTAGGAAGGCCTTACAGGGCTTTTTTGATAGAGaag gAGAAGAGTTAGAATATGAGTATGATGATCGTGGTCACAACAGCTGGCTATGCAGGATCAA GTTGCCTGTGGATGATGCATCAGGGAAGCAGCTAGTGGCAGAAGTTCTccattcaggaaaaaagaaggaagcaaTGATACAATGTGCACTGGAAGCTTGCAGGCTGCTTGATGCTCGAGGAGTACTGAGGCAAGAAGCAG TATCCcgaaaaaggaaatcaaagaaCTGGGAAGATGAGGATTTTTATGACAGTGATGATGACACCTTCCTCGATCGAACTGGTGCTGTGGAAAAGAAACGACTGAACAGAATGAAGAAAGCCggtaaaatagaagaaaaaccaGAGACTTATGACTCCCTG GTCACAAAGctaaaagaagcagaaaatgagcTTTCTGAAATAACAGAGAAGCTGAAAGTTTCAGGGAAAG TCCAGTCCCATCCAGCAGCTCAAGATTCTTTGGATGAGTTCatgactgaaataaaatcaggatGCACGTTAGACAGCGTGGCACGAAAGAAGCTTCACTTGCGGTCGTTTGAACTgaagaaagagcagcagagactgAAAGGGTTAATAAAGCTTGTCAAGCCTACAGAACTGCCTGAGCTGAAGCCCCA GAGTGGGAGTTACAGTCTGAATGCAGAGAACAAGCCTAAAAAGATGAACCTGCCTCTCTTTGGTGCAATGAAAGGGGGGAGCAAATTCAAACTGAAAACTGGAAGCCTAGGG AAGTTGCCTGTTAAGCGTCCAGACATCCCTGAAAGCTTGTTAAAAACGAAAGATGATGgaccagaggaggaggaggaagaagaagaagaagaaattgaagAGCAGCAAGAAGCACATGCAGTAAACAGCAGAGTGTCAAACCTAGAAATGAAGATGACAATAGAGAAAGAAACAGGGGAAGAAACTCATGCTCCTGATGGCTCCCCTTGCAGTAACAAAAATCTAGAATCCCTTCAGGACG GGATTGATTTTCTGCCTGAGCCAAAGGTACTGAGGAGTGAATCTCAAATGGGACCCTCACAAGAGAAATCCCAAG CATCCAAGGTAGTAAATAAGGAACCTGAAGAGACATCTGAGAAAGTTAAAATCAATAACTCAAGCAAG GTTcaacaaccttttttttcctcacaataCCCAGATGATGACCCAGACTACTGCATATGGATTCCTCCTGCAG GGCTGTTGCAAGGTTacagaaataagaataaatttcactga